The Juglans regia cultivar Chandler chromosome 11, Walnut 2.0, whole genome shotgun sequence genome contains the following window.
ggccttatttgttttccaaaaacatctcatctcatctcacctcatcattacaactttccaaaatccccacacaaaataaaataaacaatccaactttttcaaatcccaaaacaacaataatattaaaaaatatattctaataatattttattcaattttttaactttaatctcaactcatctcatctctgaaaacaaacgagcccttataCTTTCCTCTCTACTCGAGCCTTCCACCCATGCCTTGGGGGGCAAGTTGTTGCATTTAATGCGGTGACCTTTGTTGGGATCTCTGTCGACAAGAGtatgagagatagagagtaGAGAATATCTTAGAGCATTGATAATGGATTAGTCAAAtgccttttcatctttaaatttaacaaacatCATTTatatttgctccacattgaattagctaaattgttttcatccaaactataagctacagtaaatcaattcttcttttcaaatatgaaaagaattatagtaagtctaaaagtattttttaagattattatattatagatatgaaatttttattcatatgagattttactatctatatacatatgagattattatattataaattgttagattgtgaaaataaagataaatatgatttgttggatgttattaaagattatgaaaataaaataaaaattaataaaaaaatataaataataaaaaataataatattttattattatagaaagtgtaatgactaattcaatgtagacttcaagttttgaatgattagctaaaggtaAAAAAGTTActtattagtcaaaatttgaagaataagatagacaatccaatgctaatgctctgaGCATTGgctcatcaaaattatctctaaaatttaatgatgaaaagtacatgatttttataaatttaaaattttcctaatcataactccacattaaattaactattgaattcatcaaaataataatataatattatttttttaataaaaatatttttatttttttttcatattttacaattacactaatcatatgttgattaataatttaatttgattattacattattattacaagacggttggagattaaacgtgaataaaaaagacctttagagattaaaagtgaataaaaaatagatttgatgaatgaatagtaaacatttaaatttgaagaaacctatGCATTTACTGTAGTttaaagtttcacatttatctatttgactaatctaatgcagctctattttgataaaattcatcaaattttacatttgactgagattttgatgaagccaatactaatactctaaGTCCATGAtacatttttcccttttttccaattttttatactttccTCCGGTGTGGCCAGAGTCTTTGGGAGTCAAGGGCGGTCCAATCTAAATCACTCCCAATGGCCAAAAGCTACCAAGGAGTGGCtatgctttttttatttttgctatttatatatgCCAAAAACTTTCACGTTCAAACATACTTTCAATAGGTCACACCACTTTTTCAAACTCTATCATAACATCCTCTGAAAATGTGTGTACAGCTATTCATTAACATTTTTACATCTAAATATTTTACCTTACAGTTTTGTACCCAAACTTCATTTCTGGATTTCATAAAACACGGAAGACAATATACAATAGTATAcactataaattaatgttttaatgtatacACCAATGATAACTTGGGCTCAAAATTGAAACTTGAGGAggctcaatttttttaaaaataaatattccaaaattcaaaattagaaaattttgaagGAATTGCATATTCCAAAGTTAAGATAGGGACAAAAAGAGTCGCACACAAAATtacagaatttttttaaaaaaaggacattaaagaaattaacaaaaatgtTCTATTTACAATAATTTTGTGGGTCTTTAAATTactttgtgtttggatagtgagataatatCAGATATTctgttaatagtaataataaaataataaattataataaaaattagataaaaaataataataaaataataaataattgtagaGTTATTCACTATTTAAACTGGCCCGATTGTGTTTAGATTGTGAAAAAGTGAGAGCACtcaactattatttaatattttattattattatttttcatctatttttttataattttttattactatttattattatttaatattatttattaattttttattattatccacAAATTATCTGAGATTATCTTACAATTTTAGAAGAGtacatttggatagtgagaaatatagagaagtgttgagaaaagttataaatagtaataaaaaaataataatagaaaattaaataatagtaaaaaataatgaattttaataaaaaaataataaaaaaataattaataatagtgaaattgtttAATTGATAGATGTTGTtgaattgaatttgaaaattgaaaagtggaTCGCGAGTATCGAAGTCGGCCAGCCGGCCTATGCCTTAAGGCCCATTGTTCAAATCTCCATAATCATGatcgcattttttttttaattagtgagGTGCTCGataattaagattattttatttataagtaagattattaaaaataatattttataaaataactttatagaAGAATGAAATAGTATACGATGTAACTTAATGCTATGTATCAAAagtaaactttattttataaaaataaatattttaattataaataaattagataaaaatgaatttaaaaataacgtaacttaatatattatacatcatattataaatttttttttataaaataaatctaacaaattacataaaattatattaatttataaatttatttttatataatctatataacAAATATCTCTCATAAAATTCTTTTACAAGCTAAAGAGTTGCGATTGCATTTAGTAAAAAGTATTGAATCCATTctatgcaaaaatatatttttatgaatattcaGATTTGAGTTTgagtagtaaaatatttttaaataatttataaatagtaataagatattttataattaataataaaaatattaaataataacaaaacataaataataaataataataaaatattccaaaatattttgagGACCTCTCCCATCAAATACTATACTCATAAATATCTCTTTCACTAAGAATTTAATAGTTTAATTTAcaatgagaattaaaaaatatatctttccTCGcttcaagtaaaaaataaaaaaaaaaaactcacaaaaaaCGACAACAACCGACAAATCACAAAGGTAAAAGAAAGTCATTACTCTTCAAAATAACAAAGATattacattataaaaaataaaaactgcaaatatatttaaagatatattctTCGAGCCCTATGCCAGATTTGAGATTCCCCACCGAAGAGTTGCATTATTTTTTGCCCCAAACTGACCAAAATACCCCTCCtcgcccataaaaataaaacgaaaGACAAAAAATCTCATCCTGATTCACGTGCCTGCCTCGCTGTCACGTGCTCAgctacccctctctctctctctctctcttctaagAACTATAAGCTCATCGCAACTTCGATATCTCCGCCGCTACGTTGGAATCCAGCTTCGAAAGGGGGGAAATTCTAGACAGTGCAACCgcagaagacgaagaagaagcaAAGCATGGAGACCAAGGCGACGGACTCGAACGCCGTTACCATCCCCCACATGACGTCGTCCACGATCCACGACAAGCTCAGATCCCGCCACGACCACCTCCTCGTCTCGACCAAGCCCCACCTCGGCGTGAGGTACGAGGAGAATAATCCCGGCCACCTCGAAACCGACGACCTGCCGACCGAGACGAAGCACTCCAAGTCCAGCCACCGGAATGCTGACGTGGCCCACGAcatcactctttctctctcccttcctctctcCCTTCCTTCCTTTCTCTGGTATTTTCTAGCATCTTGTAAAATCAGAGGGCTTTTATAACGATGGTCGAGGTAGGTAATAATAATAAGGTGCTTCGCTGCGTAATGTTTAATGGTTAACGGTGGGGGCCCATCAAAGGACGAAAGACCTTGGACCAGTGGATTGGGAGGCATTAGATTGTTAACGGCCGATGATCATCACTTCTAAGCGATGACATGTCTTTTATTAACGGTTGAGATTGAATTCAGACTTTTCTGGAATGTGGAGGAAAAAACAAAGGACAAAAAGGTAGTGCAGCATGTAAGACAAAATAcgcattattttgaaattaaacttGGGAGGGAAAACATTTTGGTATTTCTCTAAtcgaaattgaaaatatttatgtggTTTTGTGACATGATAACATAACATCATGGCAATATATGTCACATAAATTTATTGTTTACATGTCTTTGTTCATTTTAGacataaattcaaaagaaaaaaaaaaggttaaatttAGACATCAATGGTATGTGTTATATTGTACAATACTTCATATTGATGCGAAAGTCTGAAATATCAAttagagttattttattctcaaaccgATACGTAGAGTACACTATTATCATCGCTTAAATGGTAGGATTTGGTTTGTAAtactcaatttttaaaaattatcttctAATTTATATCACATAAACCGTCTATGGTATATAGACCTTAAAATAACAGTATGTTAGTATTCAATTAATTAACGtgtaaaagtatttatattttaagttttttttttataattactttgaATTTCacaataattgatatttattaTCAACTTAGAGAAGTCTTAAGTCTATGAATTTACAGAGAAATCttagaaaaataagtttataaatttatatgatacatgagatctattttattattaaatatgatttataatttaatgatgtatcaatctatataaattaattttttttaagatctatTTGTAGACCAAATATTTATAGTAGTCATTTTTCTAATCAGTTTCTCGAGTTAATGTTAGTAGGAGTTTTTGAACTTTAAATCATCGTTCAGTTCACAGTTACaagtcaatattttattttcaagcttttttaaatttaaaatttaaatacctACCACAAAAAGTAATTGAATACTAACATCATGTATGGAATGTGGTTTATAGGACCTTTCCCgccatattttctttttaaatatttcaaaattcaatttagCGCCTAGATTTTTCATTTGGATAATCGGATCATATGCTATCAGGCCATCAAACTCTGACAAGTCATCAACAAAGTTTAATGTAAGTctattaacatttaatttctACAAGTTTGTATTCACATAGTTAAGAATTCACATTTAAATCTATGTGAATTACCTACAAACTGTAATATTGaaaacaatgttttgaataccgtatcaGAAGTCGTATCGGTTAAGGCACtcaaacgaaatatttcgatagcGGTAtgccggtaccgtttcgtgtaccgttttgaaatagtcgatatatgaataaattatatataaatacatatatatatatatatattataaatagtctagtctaaattggagattaaaaaataagcttgtagtttaaaaaaataaaaaattttgaaagccaAAATATCGatcgaaattgaggccggtacggtacgaaattgaAAACAGTGACAGGGAATCCACAAACTGCAAAGAATTACCCACAGACacaattcaaaaacaatattaaagaattcaaaatatgcatatgcaggaaaaaaatataaatattaaaaaaaaataaacaaccagTATGTTTtcataaagagtaatattagatctAAATTTATAGTATGCAAGTTTCAcgtacttattttgaaaaaataaataaatttttttatataaatctcaaatttatctacTTTCTCAAATGCAGTGTGAAGAACTTACAAATTCTAAAACtgttgaaatattttcctttcacaAAAAGCATAATTACCATAGAATACTCATATTATATTACCATTTGGtctattaatatttgtgtttcTATCAACGAACGACACTTCGGCTTCGTTTGGAattaaaactcatctcaactcattattataatttttttaaatctcaacataaaatataataaataat
Protein-coding sequences here:
- the LOC108987843 gene encoding uncharacterized protein LOC108987843, coding for MSWATSAFRWLDLECFVSVGRSSVSRWPGLFSSYLTPRWGLVETRRWSWRDLSLSWIVDDVMWGMVTAFESVALVSMLCFFFVFCGCTV